A region of Candidatus Defluviilinea gracilis DNA encodes the following proteins:
- a CDS encoding BrnT family toxin: MFFEWDEEKAKINIKKHTVSFEEAKSVFGDPLSITYEEQTK, translated from the coding sequence ATGTTCTTTGAATGGGATGAAGAGAAAGCCAAAATTAATATCAAGAAACATACGGTCAGTTTTGAGGAAGCGAAATCTGTTTTTGGAGACCCTCTTTCGATTACCTATGAAGAACAAACCAAATAA
- a CDS encoding pseudouridine-5'-phosphate glycosidase, whose amino-acid sequence MEEKKYSANVSRAHRAGLPIVALESTVITHGLPSPQNLELAQDMETAVQEEGATPATIAFLDGELHIGLSSAELKRLADEKDTYKVGPRDFATVITEEACGGTTVAGTMLACKHAGIKVFATGGIGGVHRESSFDISADLQALATIPMIVVCAGAKAILDLPATLEYLETNGVPVVGYGTDDFPAFYSRESGLDVSAQVDTPEDVIEFAKAHWNAGMTSAVLVANPIPKAEAISKSEMEPLIEKASKEAQEKGIHGKEVTPFLLKRINELTKGKSMKANLALLLNNARLAAHIARAWRASERRKVA is encoded by the coding sequence ATGGAAGAAAAAAAATATTCAGCCAACGTAAGCCGAGCCCACCGGGCGGGTTTGCCCATCGTCGCGCTCGAGTCGACGGTGATCACACACGGCTTGCCGAGTCCGCAAAATTTGGAACTCGCGCAAGATATGGAAACCGCCGTGCAGGAGGAAGGCGCCACGCCAGCCACAATCGCGTTTTTGGACGGCGAATTGCATATTGGTTTGAGTAGCGCTGAACTGAAAAGACTCGCCGACGAGAAAGACACCTACAAAGTGGGTCCGCGCGATTTTGCGACGGTGATCACAGAAGAGGCTTGCGGAGGCACAACCGTCGCCGGGACGATGCTCGCATGTAAACACGCGGGGATCAAAGTCTTCGCCACCGGCGGAATCGGAGGCGTGCACCGCGAATCCTCTTTCGACATTTCAGCTGATCTGCAAGCGTTGGCGACCATCCCCATGATCGTTGTCTGCGCGGGAGCAAAAGCGATCCTTGATCTGCCTGCCACATTGGAATATCTGGAAACGAACGGGGTGCCGGTCGTTGGCTACGGAACGGATGACTTCCCCGCGTTCTACTCGCGCGAAAGCGGGCTGGACGTTAGCGCGCAGGTTGACACGCCGGAAGATGTGATCGAGTTTGCGAAGGCGCATTGGAACGCGGGTATGACGAGCGCGGTTCTGGTGGCGAATCCGATTCCGAAGGCGGAGGCAATTTCCAAGTCCGAGATGGAACCGTTGATCGAGAAGGCATCCAAAGAAGCGCAGGAAAAAGGCATCCACGGGAAGGAAGTTACACCGTTTCTCCTTAAGCGCATCAATGAGTTGACGAAAGGGAAATCAATGAAAGCAAATTTGGCGTTGCTGTTGAACAACGCTAGGCTGGCGGCGCACATCGCCCGCGCGTGGCGCGCGAGCGAGCGGCGGAAAGTGGCGTGA
- a CDS encoding PHP domain-containing protein translates to MLRVEFHCHTNASKDSLTRPRDLVEACRRKGIDRVVVTDHNSIAGARAAQALDPELVIVGEEIFTTKGEILAAFVTEEIPAGLTPQETIRRLKEQGAFISVSHPFDEFRPGGWAEEDLLEILPHVDAIEVYNSRCRNPRFNREAREFAAKHNIAGTVGSDAHAAFEVGRSLLRLEQFEGPEGMRKVIRNAQFETRWSPPWFHLASRFAVLRKGLNPSLDMKNQA, encoded by the coding sequence ATGTTACGTGTTGAATTTCACTGTCATACCAATGCCTCGAAGGATTCGCTGACGCGCCCGCGCGATTTGGTGGAGGCGTGCCGGCGCAAGGGGATCGATCGCGTCGTCGTCACCGATCACAACTCGATCGCGGGGGCGCGGGCGGCTCAGGCGCTGGACCCGGAACTGGTCATCGTGGGGGAGGAGATTTTCACCACCAAAGGAGAGATCCTTGCGGCGTTCGTGACCGAGGAGATTCCCGCCGGGTTGACTCCGCAAGAGACGATTCGACGGCTGAAGGAGCAGGGCGCGTTCATCAGCGTGTCGCATCCGTTTGATGAATTTCGCCCGGGCGGTTGGGCGGAGGAGGATTTGCTTGAAATTTTGCCGCACGTAGATGCGATCGAAGTGTATAACTCGCGGTGCAGAAATCCGCGCTTCAACCGCGAGGCGCGAGAGTTTGCCGCGAAGCACAACATCGCTGGCACGGTTGGCTCGGACGCGCACGCGGCGTTCGAGGTGGGGAGAAGCCTGCTGAGGCTGGAGCAGTTTGAAGGTCCGGAGGGGATGCGGAAGGTCATCCGCAATGCCCAGTTCGAGACGCGTTGGTCGCCTCCGTGGTTTCATCTTGCCTCGCGGTTTGCCGTCCTCCGAAAGGGGCTGAATCCGAGTCTTGACATGAAAAATCAGGCGTGA
- a CDS encoding cold-shock protein — protein sequence MSERFVGTVKWFNATKGYGFIGRDNGEDVFVHFSAIQSDGYRKLEAEQKVEFSVEDGPKGLQAANVVPVS from the coding sequence ATGTCAGAACGATTTGTTGGTACGGTCAAGTGGTTCAATGCCACCAAGGGCTACGGCTTTATCGGCCGTGACAATGGCGAGGATGTGTTTGTTCATTTCAGCGCCATTCAGTCCGATGGCTACCGCAAGTTGGAAGCCGAGCAGAAAGTGGAGTTCTCTGTGGAGGACGGTCCCAAAGGTCTGCAGGCCGCCAACGTGGTGCCTGTCTCGTAA
- a CDS encoding 4Fe-4S dicluster domain-containing protein: protein MAILSIFQQRASKHTVLASGYVVPDPARCVQCGICTYNCPVGIDVRAHAWRGEPVIHNHCLTCGECVMRCPRGSLRFEKTDLFAKRKP from the coding sequence ATGGCGATTCTAAGTATCTTTCAGCAACGTGCGAGCAAACACACCGTTCTCGCGTCGGGGTATGTGGTTCCTGACCCTGCGCGTTGTGTACAGTGCGGAATTTGCACTTATAACTGCCCTGTCGGTATTGATGTGCGCGCTCACGCCTGGCGCGGCGAACCCGTGATCCACAACCACTGCCTGACGTGCGGCGAGTGCGTGATGCGTTGCCCGCGCGGGTCGCTCCGTTTCGAGAAGACGGATCTGTTCGCGAAGAGGAAGCCATGA
- a CDS encoding NAD(P)/FAD-dependent oxidoreductase yields MKYAIVGSGVSGIAAIEAIRSVDRSGEVVMIGDDPHGFYSRPGLAYYLTGELHDKALYPRTSDEYRQMNFRYVKGRVKGVLREARVLELENQTSIPYDRLLIATGAQALPLEMPGANLEGVFKLDHMEDAKRILKHARRGRMAVVIGGGITALELVEGLLARGMNVHYLLRGDRYWSGVLDEHESKIVEARLQVEGVTLHHHAEVIEVMGKKNRAIGARLLDGRTLKCDMVAYAIGIRPRLELARQAGLAVDRGILVNEFMQTNDPYIFAAGDVAQVYDPVVGRSVLDSLWGPARQQGYAAGLNMAGKTSAYVKASPFNVTRLAGLTTTIIGAVGGGHDEDLVGIARGDSETWRSLPDALVAQSGFDVNHLRLMVGEQRLLGAVVMGDQTLSYPLQKIVSERIDISSIREKLLAADARIGDVVVEFWAGLRN; encoded by the coding sequence ATGAAGTATGCGATTGTTGGGTCTGGCGTATCGGGTATCGCGGCAATTGAGGCGATCCGTTCTGTGGACCGTTCGGGTGAGGTTGTGATGATCGGCGACGACCCTCACGGGTTTTATTCGCGCCCCGGTCTTGCGTATTATTTGACCGGCGAACTTCACGACAAAGCTCTATATCCGCGTACGTCGGATGAATACCGCCAGATGAACTTTCGATATGTGAAAGGGCGTGTAAAGGGTGTTCTGCGCGAGGCGCGCGTTCTGGAGTTGGAGAATCAGACTTCCATTCCTTATGACCGGTTGTTGATCGCAACCGGGGCGCAGGCGTTACCTTTGGAGATGCCCGGCGCGAATCTTGAAGGCGTTTTTAAACTCGATCACATGGAAGACGCGAAGCGTATTTTGAAACACGCCCGCCGCGGCAGGATGGCTGTTGTGATCGGCGGAGGAATCACCGCTCTGGAGTTGGTGGAAGGATTGCTCGCGCGGGGTATGAATGTCCATTATTTATTGCGCGGCGATAGATATTGGAGCGGCGTGCTCGATGAACACGAATCAAAGATTGTCGAGGCGCGTCTTCAAGTGGAGGGGGTGACGCTGCATCACCACGCCGAAGTAATCGAGGTAATGGGAAAGAAGAATCGGGCGATCGGCGCGCGCTTGCTCGATGGCAGAACGTTGAAATGCGACATGGTCGCCTACGCGATCGGGATTCGTCCGCGTTTGGAGTTGGCGAGGCAGGCTGGGCTGGCGGTTGACCGGGGTATTCTCGTCAATGAGTTTATGCAGACCAACGACCCTTATATCTTTGCGGCGGGCGATGTGGCGCAAGTGTACGATCCGGTTGTTGGGCGGTCTGTATTGGATAGTTTGTGGGGACCCGCTCGTCAGCAAGGATACGCGGCAGGATTAAACATGGCGGGCAAGACAAGCGCGTATGTCAAAGCGTCTCCCTTCAATGTGACTCGTTTGGCGGGTCTGACGACAACGATCATCGGCGCGGTGGGAGGCGGTCATGACGAAGACCTGGTCGGCATTGCCCGCGGCGACAGCGAAACGTGGCGCAGTCTGCCGGATGCGCTGGTGGCTCAGAGCGGCTTTGACGTGAATCACTTGCGCTTGATGGTCGGCGAACAACGATTGCTCGGCGCGGTGGTAATGGGAGACCAGACACTTTCATACCCGCTCCAGAAAATCGTATCGGAAAGAATAGACATTTCCTCGATCCGTGAAAAATTGCTGGCGGCGGATGCGCGCATCGGGGATGTGGTCGTTGAGTTTTGGGCGGGTTTGAGGAATTAG